In Nonlabens agnitus, the DNA window GATAATAAATGTAGGCCGTGTAGACACCCAACTTTGCTTCTACAGGTAGTCGTTGAATACCGTTGAGACCTGCATCAAAATCTGCTTTTATTTCTTCAATTAACCGTTCCTTATCTTCCTCTTTAAGATCGTGCAGATTTGTATTAGGAAAGTAGCTGCGTTCCAATACATCAAGATCTGCCTTGAGGTCTCTCAAAAAATTCACTTTTTGAAAAGCACTGCCTAGTCTCATCGCGTCTTCCTTAAGGTCATCGTACTTCTGTTGATCACCTTTGACAAATACCTTGAGAGACATAAGACCTACGACATCTGCACTGCCATAGATGTAGTTTCTATATTCTTCATCAGTTAAATAAACTGATTTGTCTAGATCCAGACGCATGCTGTGGATAAAGGCTCCATACATGTCTGGTGTGATGTTGTATTTATTGACTGTTTCCTGAAAAGAATTTAGGATAGGATTTAAACTAATTTTTTCTTCGATCGCCAGTTTAAGATCATTCTCAAATCGGTCCAATAGACTGCGTTTATCAAAATCGTGGAAGGTGTCTACAATTTCATCAGCAAAACGAACGAAACCATAAATGTTGTGAATGTCTTGGCGTATAGTTGGACCCAACATTTTGCTGGCAAGAGAAAATGAAGTGCTATAATTATGAGTTACAGCCTTACTACATTGGCGGGAAACCTCGTCAAAAATACTTTTCATCGATTGATATGTTTGTTAATCAATTGGGCAGCCAGTTTACCGGATATCAATGAAGGCGGTACGCCAGGACCAGGAACCGTTAGCTGACCTGTAAAGTAAAGACTTTTTACCTTTCTACTTCTTAAATTAGGTCTAAGAAATGCAGTTTGTAGTAAAGTATTGGCCATGCCATAAGCATTTCCCTTGTAACTATTATAAGCCTCTTTAAAATCGTTTACACAAAAAGACTCTTTGAAAAGAATATGATCCATCACTTTTTGATCGGTCAGTTTTTCAAACCTATCCAGTATTTTTTTGAAATAGGTTTCCCTTAATTCTGGTGTGTCTTCTAATCCTGGAGCTAGTGGGATTAGAAAAAAACCATTTTCACAGCCGTCAGGTGCGGTGCTAGAATCCGTTATTGATGTAAAGTTTGCGTAGAATAAAGGATCTTCTGGCCATTTGGGATCCTCATAAATTTCATTAGCGTGTTTGGTGAAATCCGTATCAAAGAACAGGTTATGATGGTCAACATTTATTAATTTCTTGTCAAAACCAACATAGAATATCAAAGAGCTAGGTGCAAACGTTTTTCTTTCCCAATAACTCTCTGAGTATTGTCTCAATTTTTCAGGAAGCAAAGTTTCAGAATGATGATAATCTGCACCAGAGAGCACATTGTCGTAAAGATGCACTTCTCCACTCAAGGAGATACCTTCTGCACGCTGCTGATCATTGACTAAAATTTCTGTGACTGGTGAGTTAGTTTTGATAACAACGCCTAGTTCCTCGGCAAGTTTTTTCATTCCCAGGATGACCTCATACATACCGCCTTTAGGGTGCCATGTGCCTAAACCAAAATCTGCATAATTCATGAAATTATAGAAACTAGGTGTGTTTCCAGGTGTAGCGCCCAGAAACAAGACGGGAAATTCCAGAATGGAAACCAATCTAGGGTCCTTGAATTTTTTGCGAACGTCCTTGGAGACATTTCCAATAAAAGCTCCTATCTTTTTAATCGTCTGCGGCGTGACTAGCTCTAAAGGAGATTCGCCTGGCCTATAAACAAGATTTTTAATGGCAATGTCATAATTCTCACTGGAAGTATCCATAAACTCTTGAAGCTTTGCAGCGCTTCCAGACTCTATGGACTCAAAAGTAGCTTTGATCTTTTCAAGATCGTCGCCTATTTGTATGCGATCATTTTCAAAGTAAACCGAATAAGCAGGATTGAGTTTATCCAGTTCATAATAATCAGACGGTGTCTTACCAAAATCTGCAAAGAAGCGTTCAAATATATCTGGCATCCAGTACCAGGATGGACCTATGTCAAAGGTAAAGCCATCTTTTTCTAGCCTGCGTGCTCTACCACCTACCGTATCATTTTTTTCATAAACGGTGACTTGGTGGCCAGATGCCGCCAGATAAGAGGCCGCGGCAAGGGAAGAAAAACCCGAACCTATTACGGCTGTTTTTTTACTCATATAGATTGTAATTGCTCTTCAAAATAGTTCATGGCATGCTCGATACTCTTGAAGACTTTTTGGTTGGGCGTCAATATTTCTTGATCTAAGTCGGCAGTTTTTGTTCCTAATAACACTAAAGGAGCCTGATTGACCTTAGAATTAAATTTCTTGAGAAACTTAGGTAGTTTTTTAGAAGTAGGTTGCACAGTGATAAAGGTAACAAAAGTTGGGTTTTGACCATTACGCTGGAAAAAAGATAACGTGTCCAACTTCATACTTGCACCTAAGAAAATGGTATGGAATCCTGCAGATCGCAACCTATAGTTCAAAAATAAAAGTCCTAAATCATGCATTTCATTCTCTGGCAAGAAGAGAATATACGTTGGTGAGTCTAACGATTCCTGACGGCTATCTAATACTTGAGTCTGTATCAAGAGCTTTTGCTTGATAAGATTACTTATAAAATGCTCATGCGCAATGTTGATGGTATTGGTTTGCCATAAACTACCCAATTCTTCTAAAAGAGGTATGAGTAAGTCATAAAAGACCTTGTCAAAACCTTTTTGAGATAATTCTGCTTCATAAACGTTATTAAATAGGTTTTCATCAAAATTGACCATGGCCAGCTTCAATTCTTGCAACCTAAGGTTATGTTGATGTGCTGATTCTGCTTGAGTACGAACCCTGTGTTCTATCTCTTCATTACTCAAGGTAGCGATGGCACTGATCTTCATTCCCGTATTCTTCAGATAACTCACGTTGAGAATTTTTTGAAGAGCATGAAGATTATAAACTCTGATGTTAGTTTCACTGCGATCAGGTTCCAGTAAATGATGTCTCTTTTCCCAGATGCGTATCGTATGTGCCTTGATACCACTTAGGTTTTCTAGATCTTTTATGGAGAAGGTACTTTTGATCAAGACGTTTGTTTAAGAATAAGTCGATAAAGTTAAACAATTTGAAGGAGACCGAAATCTTTGAATTTTAGGTAGAAACTACGTGCTTATTGTGAGGATAGTAATTGAACGGAATTCTAACCTGGTATATTGAAAGATATTAGAAAGCTCATCAAAATCTAACTTCATAAAAAAAGGTCTTGATGATATCATCAAGACCTTTAAATATGTACCCAGGATGGGACTTGAACCCACACGTATAAATACACACGGCCCTCAACCGTGCCTGTCTACCAATTTCAGCACCTGGGTATAAAAAAAGTCCTTATAAAAATAAGGACTTTAGCGCCTTACGGCCTTCGTGACTTGGCTGGGGTTCGAACCCAGGACCCTCACATTAAAAGTGTGATGCTCTACCAGCTGAGCTACCAAGTCGTCATTTCTAAATGCGGGTGCAAATATAAAACGTATATTCCTTAACCTACTAATCTTTTTCCCATAAATTTGAGAGAAAATTAAACCTTTGCAATTAGAGAATAAAAAGCCCGTCAGTTATATTTTGCTGGGCTACATGGGATCTGGTAAAAGTACTGTAGGACAAGTACTTGCGTCCTTGACTTCACTGCCCTTTATAGATCTCGATGATTACATAGAAGCGCAGGAATCGATGTCTATCTCCCAAATTATCGCCCAAAAGGGAATAATTTATTTCAGAAAACAAGAATTATTGCACTTAAAATCAGTTTTAAAACGACGAGAGTCCATCGTTTTATCACTTGGTGGTGGTACACCATGTTACTATAATAATATGGAGCTGATTAATGAAAAACCTGAAAGTCGATCGATTTACCTAAGAGCAAACGTTCCTTTTCTTGCCCAACGACTATTTGAAGAAAGACAAACCAGACCATTAATTGCAGGAATTGACACTAGGGACGAACTCGCAGAATTTATAGGTAAGCATCTTTTAGAAAGGTCAGCGTTTTATAATCAGGCCCATAAAGTGGTGGAAATCGAGAATAAAACACCACAAGAAATCGCGCTAGAGATTCTTGATCTAGCTTAAAGAAACACTACTGGCTTTATGGTCCAGGATCACGGTAATATGCTCTTCCATAGTGGTGGAAAGTGAGATCCCTTTAAAATCTGCTTTGACAGGAAACTTTTTGTGATTTCGGTTTACGAGTACAGCCGTCTTAAATTTTTTCAGTGGTACATTAAGAAAGTGCCTCACTGCATAGATAAGAGTCGTTCCAGAGTTCAACACATCATCGCACAACACGATTCCCTTTTCTTTATACTTATCAGGAGATAGGCTGGTATGAATTTCGGCTAGCGGATTTTTCTTATCCATTTTCACCTCGCACAGCGTGATCTGGAACTCACAAATATGTTCCAGCTGGTCTTTTAACCGTCTTGCCAGAACGTAGCCACCATCTGCAATACCAGCAAGAATGATCTCGTCATGCTCCATATAGACTTCCGCAATTTGATATGCGATGCGTCTTATTTTATGATTGACCTGCTCGTGATTTAGAATCTCCATAATAGTTTCAAAGGTAAATGGCGGTGTTTAGGGAATTCGCTTTCGCGAAAGCGAACTCATCTATAGCTTTTCTCAAATGTAATGAATCACTCTTCTTCAAGGTCACCGTTCAACAAATTTCCAAGATCGCGCCGGTCTTTTTTGGTAGGCCTGCCTTCACCTTTGCGGCGATAGTAGTCCTGGTTGAGCTCGATCATCTTGCGAGCCTCAAAATTTTCTGTTGGCGTACGATCCACTCTATAGAGATCTACCAGTTTGTTGCCCACACGGCTGGATGGCAGGTCCAGAACCTCGACCACATAATCGATCTGGTCCTTGCGCAGCGTGATCACATCACCAGGATAGACATCCCTTGCAGGTTTGACAATATCGCCGTTGATTTTAAACTTTCCCTTTTTTGCGGCGTCTGTAGCTTTACTGCGTGTCTTGTAGTATCGTACTGACCATAAAAATTTATCGATGCGCATATGACAGCTTATATAGAAGCGTTTCACCTACAAAAATAGCCGAAAATACTATCTTTGGCCTCTGAAAAAGAAAACATGAATTATTTGAAAAAAATAGGTTGTATAGCCTTCATTGCAGCAATATTGATTTCTTGTGGTAGCGACGATGATGATGTGACCATCGAAATTAGAGATCCACAAGAGGTATATGAAGAAGACCTTGCGGAAATCACTACATTTTTACAAACTCACTTTTACAATCAGGATGAGTTTGAGAACACTCCAGATGGCGAGGACTTTCAAATTGTCTTTGATACCATAGCTGGTGATAATTCAGATCGCATTCCTTTGTCCGAGCAGGTCACTTCAAGAACTTTACGTCGTGACGATATTGATTATCAGGTCTTTGTTTTGAATGTGAGACAAGGCTCTGGCGATAGACAACCTACATTTGCAGATAGTACATTGGTGACTTATACAGGTTCTCTGTTAAATGGCTCTGTATTTGACACTAGTGTAAATCCTGTCTGGTTGGATTTACCTGGATCTAGTACCACGTTTGGGGTCGTGGACGGATTTGCGGCTGGCATAGAAGGTTTTAATGATGCGACCACCACCATTGCAAATCCTGATGGTACCGTTAGTTTTAGAAATGGCGGTATTGGTGCCATGTTCATTCCTTCAGGATTGGGTTACTTTAGTTCTAGTCCAGTTGGGATACCACCTTATTCACCGTTGATTTTTACCTTCCAATTGCGCCGGGTAAAATTCACTGACCACGACGGCGATGGAATTCTTTCTATTTACGAAGACCTCAATGGAGACAAAGATTTAAGATCTGCTGGATTCTTGGATAATACAGATAGAGACTTTAATCAAAATCGTTTGCCTTTATACAATTATATAGATAGAGACGATGATGGAGATGGTATCTTAACCAAAGATGAAAATCCTGACCCTAATGGCGACGGTAATCCTAATGACGCATTAGATACGGATGGTGACGGGATTCCTGATTACTTAGATAATAGGACAGAGGTCTAATAATTATAACTCATAATCAAAAAAGCCCTGACAGTATATCTGTCAGGGCTTTTTTATTGAAATAAGTGGTGAGTCCGCTATGCAGAAAGTCAACTTTATACTTACTTCTTGCGCTTGATAACAGCCATAGCTTTAGCAGCAATATTCTCTGCATTCAAGCCATATTTTTCAAGCAATTGGTCAGGCGTGCCGCTCTCACCAAAAGTGTCTTGAGTAGCTACAAATTCTTGAGGTGTCGGCAAGTGCTGCGCAAGTGTTCTGGCTACGCTCTCGCCTAAACCGCCCATGTAATTATGCTCCTCTGCAGTGACGATACATCCTGTTTTCTTAACTGAATTGATAATAGCTTCTTCATCCAATGGTTTGATCGTGTGAATATTGATAACATCTGCACTAATCCCTTTTTCATGAAGTTCCTTGGCAGCTTCCAGTGCTTCCCAAACTAAGTGTCCAGTAGCAACAATAGTAACATCGGTACCTTCTTGAAGGTGAACTGCTTTCCCAATGTGGAATTCACCATCTTCTGGCGTGAAGTTAGCCACTTTAGGGCGACCGAATCTTAAATAAACCGGTCCATGATGATCTGCAATCGCAAGAGTTGCAGCTTTGGTTTGATTGTAATCACAGGTATTGATCACCGTCATTCCAGGCAACATTTTCATCAAGCCTATATCTTCTAGAATTTGGTGCGTAGCGCCATCTTCACCTAACGTTAAACCAGAGTGAGAAGCACAGATTTTGACATTCTTGTCAGAGTAGGCCACACTTTGTCTTATCTGGTCATAGACACGACCGGTGGAGAAATTGGCAAAAGTTCCCGTAAACGGAATTTTACCGCCTATGGTCATACCAGCGGCAATCCCTATCATATTCGCTTCTGCAATTCCAACCTGAAAAAATCGGTCTGGATGAGCATCTGCAAAGGCGTTCATTTTAAGTGATCCGGTCAAGTCGGCACAAAGGGCAACGACATTTTCGTTCGATTTTCCCAGTTCTGCCAGACCGGCGCCAAAACCACTTCTCGTATCCTTACTTCCTGTATTTGTATATGTCTTCATAATTTCTTGCGCCGCGCGCTAGATTTTTTGTGATTAGTAGTCGCCCAGTGTTTCAGGGTTCTGGCTCAGCGCATCGGCGAGTTGTTCGTCGTTGGGAGCGATACCATGCCACTCATGGGATCCCATCATAAAGTCTACGCCATGACCCATAACGGTATGGAGTAGGATGCATACGGGTTTACGCTTTCGCGAAAGCGAGATAGCTTCCTTGATTCCTGCAATAACAGCCTCAAGGTCGTTACCTTTAGAAACGGTGACAACTTCCCAGCCGAAGGCCTCAAACTTCATGCGTAGATCTCCTAGAGCCAATACACTGTCGGTACTACCGTCAATTTGCTGTCCATTGACATCAATGGTAGCAACGAGATTGTCCACATGATTTGCACTAGCATACATAATGGCTTCCCAGTTTTGACCTTCCTGTAATTCACCATCACCGTGAAGGGTAAAAACGGTTTTGTCATCACCATTGAGTTTTTTGGAGTGTGCAGCGCCTATTCCTACACTCATTCCTTGACCTAGCGAACCGCTTGCGATTCTAACGCCTGGAAGGCCTTCATGGGTCGTTGGGTGACCCTGTAAACGGGAATCCAACTTGCGGAAGGTGCTTAACTCCTCTTTAGGGAAATAGCCCGCATGGGCTAAAACACTATAGAACACGGGCGAGATGTGACCATTGGATAAGAAGAAAAGATCCTCGTTCTTACCGTCCATCTGGAAGGATGGATCATGATCCATGATCTCATTGTAAAGTGCCACGATAAACTCCGTGCAACCTAGTGATCCACCTGGATGTCCACTATTTACCGCGTGGACTTGACGAACGATGTCGCGACGTACCTGCGATACTAAATCTTTTAAGTGCTGTATATCAGCCATTTTTTGAAAATTTGAGTATTCCACAAAGGTAGGACGTTCCTATTGCAAAGGCTTTTACCATGAATTTGATTTATTAACGATTTGAATGCTTTTGTGAACAACTTTGTGAACTTGAACTTGAACTTGAACCTGAACTCGAACTCGAACCTGAAACTGAACTTGAACTTGAACTTGAACCTGAGACTGAACTTGAACTTGAGACTAAGTTAAAACGGACATTCATCTTTTTTAATAAAAACTTTTGGAACTGAAACAATGGATCGCTAGTCTTAATACTAACTACTAACTACTAACTACTAACTATTAGCTACCACCTACTAATTCCTAAATACCACTACACACTTCAAGCTAGAAACTTATCTTTGTGCCGCATGAAAATGAAATTTGACTTACTACAAACTGATGCAAACAGCCAGGCTAGAGCAGGTGTGGTGCATACAGATCACGGTGCGATAGAGACACCTATATTTATGCCTGTAGGTACAGTTGGTACCGTAAAAGGCGTACATCAAAGGGAATTGAAGGAAGAAGTGAATCCAGATATTATTCTGGCTAACACCTATCACCTCTATTTAAGACCAGGAACTGAGGTTCTTGAAAAAGCTGGTGGACTGCACCAGTTCATGAATTGGGATCGTCCTATCTTGACTGATTCTGGAGGATACCAGGTTTATTCCTTGAGTGCCAATAGAAAAATCAAGGAAGAAGGTGTGAAATTCAAATCCCACATTGATGGTTCCTATCACACTTTTACTCCAGAGCGTGCCATGGATATTCAGCGCTCCATAGGTGCAGACATTATCATGGCTTTTGACGAGTGTACTCCTTATCCATGCGAGTTCAATTATGCACGTCGCAGTATGCACATGACGCATCGATGGTTGAAAAGGTGTATTGAGCATTTCAATAACACACCAGATAAATATGGGTTTACCCAGACATTGTTTCCCATCATTCAAGGAAGTACTTACCCAGAATTAAGACAGCAAAGCGCCGAGTTTGTAGCCAATTGTGATATGGATGCCAATGCCATAGGTGGATTGTCCGTTGGTGAACCAGCAGAGGAAATGTATGCCATGACTGATGTAGTCACCGCTATACTTCCTAAGGACAAACCGCGTTATCTTATGGGTGTAGGAACACCCATCAACCTACTCGAGAATGTCGCCCTTGGAATCGATATGTTTGATTGTGTGATGCCTACCAGAAATGGTAGAAACGGCATGATTTTTACAGCTAATGGAAGCATCAATATCAAGAACAAAAAATGGGAAATGGATTTCAGTCCATTGGATGATGGCGCTTACGCTTGGGTGGATACAGAATACTCCAAAGCTTATGTTAGACATCTATTTACCGTAAATGAAATGTTAGGTAGGCAAATATGTACGATTCATAACCTGGCTTTCTATTTGTGGTTGATGCGTGAGGCTCGCAAACATATACTTGCGGGAGATTTTAGAGCCTGGAAAGATCAAATGGTAAAACAAATGGATAATAGACTGTAGTGTTTAGCATACTGGATAGATACATATTAAAAAGATATCTAGGGAGTTTCTTCCTGTTGTTATTGCTATTCCTGCCTATCATGGTAACAGTCCATGTCGCCGAAAAAATTGGAAAGATTATTTCTAATGAAGTTCCTTTTCTTGAGGTGATTCTATATCTGGGAGATTTCACCATGTATTTTACGAATTTCCTGTTTCCCATTTTCCTATTTATATCCACTATGTTTTTTACCTCAAAGTTGGCTAACAATACAGAGGTTATAGCATTTTTGAGTTCTGGTGTTTCCTTCAATAGGTTTTTACGTCCATATATTATAGGAGCTACCTTGATCTGCGGTTTGGCGCTATTACTCAGCGCTATTTTTGTGCCTCAGGCAGCCTCAGGATTTAATGAATTCCAACAACAATATTTTAGAAAAGGTGATGCCTCAGAAACGACAAATGTTTTTAGACAAATCAACGATAATGATTTTGTTTATGTGAGCAATTATCAGCCTTCACGCCAGACAGGTTTTGACTTTACGCTGGAACATTTTGAGGATGATGAACTCAAATACAAAATCTACGCAAACAGGATCGCATTTCAGGACAGTGTCTATGTGTTGAGCCAGTATAAAAAGAGGATTATCCTTGAAGATCGCGAGATCATCCATGAGAAAAATCGATTGGATACCATCTTTGATTTTGATATTGACGAGCTCACTCCAACTAAGTTTATCGCAGAAACCAAATCCTACACAGATCTCAATGAATTTATCGCTCTTGAAGAAAAACGCGGTAATGCCAATATGAACATTTATTATGTCGAGAAATACAAGCGTATCTCCATACCAGTAAGTGCCTTTATTTTTACAATTATAGCCGTAGCCGTATCATCTGTGAAAAAACGTGGTGGTATGGGAACCAATCTTGCGATAGGTATCGTGATTGCCATGGTATACATGTTTCTAGATAAGGTTTTTGGGACCATTGCGGAAAAGAGCACCTTCAATCCATGGATTGCCGTATGGACGCCGAATATATTTTTTGCTATCGTAGCATTATTCCTATTGAGAAATGCGAGACGATAAATTACTTAATTACCTACATCTTCATTTCATAGTTTTCATTTGGGGATTCACGGCCGTTCTAGGAGCGCTCATTTCTATTGAAAGTATCCCGTTGGTATGGTGGCGCATGTTGCTGGCGGTCATTTTGATTTTTATCTACATGAAAATCATGCGCATACCGTTACAGTTCAAAGGTGTCAACGCTTTACCGCGCAAACGCATTCTGGGTTTTGTAGGCGCAGGAATTGTCATTGCGCTGCATTGGGTGACCTTTTTTGGAGCTATCAAGGAAAGCAATGTAAGTGTCACGCTGGCCATGTTAAGTACAGGAGCCTTTTTTACTGCTATACTGGAACCTTTGTTCACCTCAAAAAAGTTCGTAGGGTATGAAGTCATCTTTGGTGTGATTATTATCGCGGCGCTCTATTACATTTTTAAAGTAGAAACCCAGTATGTCACTGGGATGATATTGGGACTGATAAGCGCGGTATTGAGTGCCACTTTTTCCATCATCAATGTAAAATGGGCCAAAGAGCATCCGCCATCATTGATCAGTATTTATGAATTGGCCAGCGGTGTTGGATTCATAAGTTTTTACTTTCTTGTTTTTCCATCAGACTTTGTAGGGCCATTGGTTTTGACAAGTTATGACTGGTTGTGGATAGGCATATTAGCTAGTTTCTGTACGGCGTACGCATTTATAGCCAGCGTTAAGGTCATGAAGTTTTTGAGTGCTTATACCGTCATGCTCACCATCAACCTAGAACCTGTGTATGGAATTTTTCTTGCCTTTCTCATTCTAGGCGATGCAGAGCAAATGACGCCAGAGTTCTACGCGGGCGCTGGTGTAATTCTGGCAGTAATCCTAACGAATGGCATCCTAAAAAATCGACGTAACCGCCGCAAAAAGAAAGAATTGAAGATTCACGCTTGAGGGTTGTGAAAATGTTTGAAAGTGAATTCGCTTTCGCGAAAGCGAACCATCCACTAACTTTAATATAAATTGAACAAGCGGTGTTACCTAACACTGTCTTGATTTCCTATATTTGTCTCCCCAACTGGAATACCCAACTATGGAATATCTAGAATTTGAAATGCCTATCAAAGAGCTGGAAGAGCAATACCAGCAAACCCTTGCGATAGGATCAGAAAACGATGTTGATGTCACTAAGACAATCAAACAACTCGAGAAGAAACTTAAAGCTACACGTAAAGAGATTTACAGCAACTTAACGCCGTGGCAACGTGTGCAAATGTCCCGTCATCCAGACCGTCCTTACACACTGGATTACATCAAGAGCATTTGTGGTGATACCTGGCTGGAACTGCACGGTGACCGCAATGTAAAGGATGATAAAGCCATGATAGGTGGACTGGGCAAAATAGGTGATCAGACTTATATGTTCATCGGGCAGCAAAAGGGATTCAATACAAAAACACGTCAATACCGCAACTTTGGGATGTCAAATCCAGAAGGTTATCGCAAGGCGTTACGATTGATGAAAAGTGCCGAGAAATTTGGCATTCCCGTAGTGACATTGATCGACACTCCAGGAGCATTTCCAGGTCTGGAAGCTGAAGAACGTGGTCAAGGAGAAGC includes these proteins:
- a CDS encoding shikimate kinase, producing the protein MQLENKKPVSYILLGYMGSGKSTVGQVLASLTSLPFIDLDDYIEAQESMSISQIIAQKGIIYFRKQELLHLKSVLKRRESIVLSLGGGTPCYYNNMELINEKPESRSIYLRANVPFLAQRLFEERQTRPLIAGIDTRDELAEFIGKHLLERSAFYNQAHKVVEIENKTPQEIALEILDLA
- a CDS encoding FKBP-type peptidyl-prolyl cis-trans isomerase, which translates into the protein MNYLKKIGCIAFIAAILISCGSDDDDVTIEIRDPQEVYEEDLAEITTFLQTHFYNQDEFENTPDGEDFQIVFDTIAGDNSDRIPLSEQVTSRTLRRDDIDYQVFVLNVRQGSGDRQPTFADSTLVTYTGSLLNGSVFDTSVNPVWLDLPGSSTTFGVVDGFAAGIEGFNDATTTIANPDGTVSFRNGGIGAMFIPSGLGYFSSSPVGIPPYSPLIFTFQLRRVKFTDHDGDGILSIYEDLNGDKDLRSAGFLDNTDRDFNQNRLPLYNYIDRDDDGDGILTKDENPDPNGDGNPNDALDTDGDGIPDYLDNRTEV
- a CDS encoding transketolase family protein; amino-acid sequence: MKTYTNTGSKDTRSGFGAGLAELGKSNENVVALCADLTGSLKMNAFADAHPDRFFQVGIAEANMIGIAAGMTIGGKIPFTGTFANFSTGRVYDQIRQSVAYSDKNVKICASHSGLTLGEDGATHQILEDIGLMKMLPGMTVINTCDYNQTKAATLAIADHHGPVYLRFGRPKVANFTPEDGEFHIGKAVHLQEGTDVTIVATGHLVWEALEAAKELHEKGISADVINIHTIKPLDEEAIINSVKKTGCIVTAEEHNYMGGLGESVARTLAQHLPTPQEFVATQDTFGESGTPDQLLEKYGLNAENIAAKAMAVIKRKK
- a CDS encoding RNA-binding S4 domain-containing protein, producing the protein MRIDKFLWSVRYYKTRSKATDAAKKGKFKINGDIVKPARDVYPGDVITLRKDQIDYVVEVLDLPSSRVGNKLVDLYRVDRTPTENFEARKMIELNQDYYRRKGEGRPTKKDRRDLGNLLNGDLEEE
- a CDS encoding MerR family transcriptional regulator; this encodes MIKSTFSIKDLENLSGIKAHTIRIWEKRHHLLEPDRSETNIRVYNLHALQKILNVSYLKNTGMKISAIATLSNEEIEHRVRTQAESAHQHNLRLQELKLAMVNFDENLFNNVYEAELSQKGFDKVFYDLLIPLLEELGSLWQTNTINIAHEHFISNLIKQKLLIQTQVLDSRQESLDSPTYILFLPENEMHDLGLLFLNYRLRSAGFHTIFLGASMKLDTLSFFQRNGQNPTFVTFITVQPTSKKLPKFLKKFNSKVNQAPLVLLGTKTADLDQEILTPNQKVFKSIEHAMNYFEEQLQSI
- a CDS encoding phytoene desaturase family protein — encoded protein: MSKKTAVIGSGFSSLAAASYLAASGHQVTVYEKNDTVGGRARRLEKDGFTFDIGPSWYWMPDIFERFFADFGKTPSDYYELDKLNPAYSVYFENDRIQIGDDLEKIKATFESIESGSAAKLQEFMDTSSENYDIAIKNLVYRPGESPLELVTPQTIKKIGAFIGNVSKDVRKKFKDPRLVSILEFPVLFLGATPGNTPSFYNFMNYADFGLGTWHPKGGMYEVILGMKKLAEELGVVIKTNSPVTEILVNDQQRAEGISLSGEVHLYDNVLSGADYHHSETLLPEKLRQYSESYWERKTFAPSSLIFYVGFDKKLINVDHHNLFFDTDFTKHANEIYEDPKWPEDPLFYANFTSITDSSTAPDGCENGFFLIPLAPGLEDTPELRETYFKKILDRFEKLTDQKVMDHILFKESFCVNDFKEAYNSYKGNAYGMANTLLQTAFLRPNLRSRKVKSLYFTGQLTVPGPGVPPSLISGKLAAQLINKHINR
- a CDS encoding transketolase — translated: MADIQHLKDLVSQVRRDIVRQVHAVNSGHPGGSLGCTEFIVALYNEIMDHDPSFQMDGKNEDLFFLSNGHISPVFYSVLAHAGYFPKEELSTFRKLDSRLQGHPTTHEGLPGVRIASGSLGQGMSVGIGAAHSKKLNGDDKTVFTLHGDGELQEGQNWEAIMYASANHVDNLVATIDVNGQQIDGSTDSVLALGDLRMKFEAFGWEVVTVSKGNDLEAVIAGIKEAISLSRKRKPVCILLHTVMGHGVDFMMGSHEWHGIAPNDEQLADALSQNPETLGDY
- a CDS encoding phytoene/squalene synthase family protein, whose product is MKSIFDEVSRQCSKAVTHNYSTSFSLASKMLGPTIRQDIHNIYGFVRFADEIVDTFHDFDKRSLLDRFENDLKLAIEEKISLNPILNSFQETVNKYNITPDMYGAFIHSMRLDLDKSVYLTDEEYRNYIYGSADVVGLMSLKVFVKGDQQKYDDLKEDAMRLGSAFQKVNFLRDLKADLDVLERSYFPNTNLHDLKEEDKERLIEEIKADFDAGLNGIQRLPVEAKLGVYTAYIYYRRLLTRLERTPSAEIRNTRIRVPNYEKIGLLAKGYVSYRLNLI
- a CDS encoding phosphoribosyltransferase domain-containing protein, translated to MEILNHEQVNHKIRRIAYQIAEVYMEHDEIILAGIADGGYVLARRLKDQLEHICEFQITLCEVKMDKKNPLAEIHTSLSPDKYKEKGIVLCDDVLNSGTTLIYAVRHFLNVPLKKFKTAVLVNRNHKKFPVKADFKGISLSTTMEEHITVILDHKASSVSLS
- the tgt gene encoding tRNA guanosine(34) transglycosylase Tgt produces the protein MKFDLLQTDANSQARAGVVHTDHGAIETPIFMPVGTVGTVKGVHQRELKEEVNPDIILANTYHLYLRPGTEVLEKAGGLHQFMNWDRPILTDSGGYQVYSLSANRKIKEEGVKFKSHIDGSYHTFTPERAMDIQRSIGADIIMAFDECTPYPCEFNYARRSMHMTHRWLKRCIEHFNNTPDKYGFTQTLFPIIQGSTYPELRQQSAEFVANCDMDANAIGGLSVGEPAEEMYAMTDVVTAILPKDKPRYLMGVGTPINLLENVALGIDMFDCVMPTRNGRNGMIFTANGSINIKNKKWEMDFSPLDDGAYAWVDTEYSKAYVRHLFTVNEMLGRQICTIHNLAFYLWLMREARKHILAGDFRAWKDQMVKQMDNRL